From one Streptomyces sp. R41 genomic stretch:
- a CDS encoding PLP-dependent aminotransferase family protein, with amino-acid sequence MTVAEHVDVVSTGSPVPPLAARVAEVGGSPVRDILAVTARPEVINFAGGLPAPELFDVEGIAAAYRDVLAEVPERALQYATTEGEPGLRAALAERTSRRGLATGADEILVTTGSQQALSLLATALLEPGDAVLVEDPCYLAALQAFRFAGARVIAVPGDADGIDPRALEELVTRERPKLLYTVPTFQNPTGRTMAAERRAAVASVAARRGLWIVEDDPYGELRFEGERTPWIASYDGAGDRTVLLGSFSKVMAPGMRLGWLRAPAALRRACAVAKQAADLHTPTVNQLAAAHYLADRDLDAHVARVAGVYRERRDAMLAGIADALPAGSTWTRPEGGMFLWARLPDSYDTTALLPRVVEQDVAYVPGAPFYAGTPDASTLRLCFVTQTPDEIGEGLRRLGRGLRG; translated from the coding sequence GTGACCGTTGCCGAGCATGTCGATGTCGTGAGCACCGGCTCGCCCGTGCCCCCGCTCGCCGCGCGGGTCGCCGAGGTCGGTGGGTCGCCGGTGCGGGACATTCTCGCGGTCACGGCACGGCCCGAGGTGATCAACTTCGCGGGTGGGCTGCCCGCGCCGGAGCTGTTCGACGTGGAGGGGATCGCCGCCGCGTACCGGGACGTGCTGGCGGAGGTGCCCGAGCGGGCGTTGCAGTATGCGACGACCGAGGGAGAGCCCGGGCTGCGGGCCGCGCTCGCCGAGCGCACGAGCCGGCGCGGGCTGGCGACCGGAGCCGACGAGATACTCGTGACCACCGGGTCGCAGCAGGCACTGTCCCTGCTGGCCACCGCGTTGCTCGAACCCGGCGACGCCGTGCTCGTCGAAGACCCCTGCTACCTGGCGGCACTTCAGGCGTTCCGGTTCGCGGGAGCCCGGGTGATCGCCGTGCCGGGCGACGCGGACGGCATCGATCCCCGGGCGCTGGAAGAACTGGTGACACGGGAGCGCCCCAAGCTGCTCTACACCGTGCCGACCTTCCAGAACCCGACGGGCCGGACCATGGCGGCCGAGCGGCGGGCCGCCGTCGCCTCCGTGGCCGCGCGGCGCGGGCTGTGGATCGTCGAGGACGACCCGTACGGAGAGCTCCGCTTCGAAGGCGAGCGCACGCCGTGGATCGCCTCCTACGACGGGGCAGGCGACCGGACCGTGCTCCTCGGGTCCTTCTCGAAGGTGATGGCGCCCGGGATGCGGCTCGGCTGGCTGCGCGCGCCCGCCGCGCTGCGCCGGGCCTGCGCCGTCGCCAAGCAGGCCGCCGACCTGCACACCCCGACCGTCAACCAGCTCGCCGCCGCACACTACTTGGCCGACCGGGACCTGGACGCCCATGTGGCCCGGGTCGCGGGCGTCTACCGTGAGCGGCGCGACGCCATGCTCGCCGGAATCGCCGATGCCCTTCCGGCAGGGTCCACTTGGACCCGGCCCGAGGGCGGCATGTTCCTCTGGGCTCGGCTGCCCGACTCGTACGACACCACGGCCCTGCTCCCGCGCGTGGTGGAGCAGGACGTGGCGTACGTGCCCGGCGCGCCCTTCTACGCGGGCACGCCGGACGCGTCGACGCTGCGGCTGTGCTTCGTCACGCAAACTCCGGACGAGATCGGGGAGGGACTGCGGCGGTTGGGGAGGGGGCTGCGGGGCTAG
- a CDS encoding CU044_5270 family protein has translation MDDLTSVRGDDPTSVREHDLASVRELEADTPPLTDEARAAARTRLLNAITRETRGGTADALSRRLVFRVAIAATAAAAVAGTTVVAVHGKDSDDAPRMTTLSAAQVLHKAADRSRSDGSDLPIPRNDQYLYTKEVTTRTWLKSGKVEKFTDESWLSVDGSKASRYSYEGRILDEPPLTKHEVRWPPTEYAKLKKWPTDPDELLKALKHGGDDSDMTNNMAFMDAVLLMRGPRVMPPGLQAAAFEAVAKLPGIVIDHDEVDALGRHGIGISYPKATFAFVFDRETYAYLGLRQTGSTSGGTKYKQVKGLVKAAVVDKLGQRP, from the coding sequence ATGGATGACCTCACTTCAGTGCGGGGGGATGACCCCACGTCAGTGCGGGAGCACGACCTCGCTTCGGTGCGGGAGCTGGAGGCCGACACCCCGCCGCTGACCGACGAGGCCCGCGCCGCCGCACGCACCCGACTGCTCAACGCCATCACGCGGGAGACCCGCGGGGGGACCGCCGACGCCCTGTCCAGGCGGCTGGTGTTCCGTGTCGCGATCGCCGCGACGGCCGCCGCGGCGGTGGCCGGAACCACCGTCGTCGCCGTCCACGGCAAGGACTCGGACGACGCGCCGCGGATGACCACGCTCAGCGCGGCGCAGGTGCTGCACAAGGCCGCGGACCGGTCGCGGTCGGACGGCTCCGACCTGCCCATCCCGCGCAACGACCAGTACCTCTACACCAAGGAGGTCACCACACGAACGTGGCTCAAGAGCGGGAAGGTCGAGAAGTTCACGGACGAGAGCTGGCTCTCCGTGGACGGCTCGAAGGCCTCCCGGTACAGCTACGAGGGCAGGATCCTCGACGAGCCGCCCCTGACCAAGCACGAGGTGCGGTGGCCGCCCACCGAGTACGCGAAGCTCAAGAAGTGGCCGACCGACCCCGACGAGCTCCTCAAGGCGCTCAAGCACGGCGGCGACGACTCCGACATGACCAACAATATGGCGTTCATGGACGCGGTCCTGCTCATGCGCGGCCCCCGGGTCATGCCGCCGGGGCTGCAGGCCGCCGCCTTCGAGGCCGTCGCGAAGCTGCCCGGCATCGTCATCGACCACGACGAGGTGGACGCCCTTGGCCGGCACGGAATCGGGATCTCCTACCCCAAGGCGACGTTCGCTTTCGTCTTCGACCGGGAGACGTACGCCTACCTGGGTCTGCGCCAGACGGGCAGTACAAGCGGCGGCACGAAGTACAAGCAGGTCAAGGGTCTCGTGAAGGCGGCCGTGGTGGACAAGTTGGGCCAGCGCCCGTGA
- a CDS encoding RNA polymerase sigma factor has protein sequence MTVSPSVGVHRAPRADEKDDSDASVIERSWGEPDAFAVLFDRYADDIHRYAARRLGTEAADDLMAETFVIAFQRRRSYDLSRPQARPWLYGIVTNLVGEHRRAEARRLRALSRVASTAPGEGGGGEPMAERVAARVSAESARGALAGALAELPARYRDVLLVIAWGDLDYSEAAEALGVPVGTVRSRLHRARSRLREALGGSDPTALQEVQEEPDHG, from the coding sequence GTGACCGTCTCACCGAGCGTCGGAGTCCACCGTGCCCCGCGCGCGGACGAGAAGGACGACTCCGACGCCTCGGTGATCGAACGGTCCTGGGGTGAGCCCGACGCGTTCGCCGTGCTGTTCGACCGCTACGCCGACGACATCCACCGGTACGCGGCCAGGCGGCTCGGCACCGAAGCGGCCGACGACCTGATGGCCGAGACCTTCGTGATCGCCTTCCAACGGCGCCGTAGTTACGACCTGTCGAGGCCGCAGGCGCGCCCTTGGCTGTACGGGATCGTCACCAACCTCGTCGGGGAGCACCGGAGGGCCGAGGCGCGGCGTCTCCGGGCGCTGTCTCGGGTCGCCTCCACGGCTCCGGGCGAGGGGGGCGGCGGCGAGCCGATGGCGGAGCGGGTGGCCGCCCGAGTCAGCGCCGAGAGCGCCCGCGGCGCATTGGCGGGTGCCCTGGCGGAGCTGCCGGCCCGCTACCGGGACGTGCTGCTGGTGATCGCCTGGGGAGATCTCGACTACTCGGAGGCCGCGGAGGCCTTGGGCGTACCGGTGGGCACCGTGCGCTCGCGGCTGCACCGGGCTCGAAGCAGACTGCGCGAAGCACTGGGCGGGTCGGATCCCACAGCCCTTCAAGAGGTCCAAGAGGAGCCCGATCATGGATGA
- a CDS encoding DUF4253 domain-containing protein — translation MATLPNPLPQLAADPSGRALGLELPPGRLIDATDEGPWHEPLLWHADGPAAPGGWAALEPARRTSGLLPLLIDVGGGQGGPEDWELAPGEVSYPGDHDAEEVLAEFWEEYAEDELGPEADYSGKEAVVELFGEPKTYDETVAPYGPAWPGLAPAPERDADPDARAAEIADSLADSGTWLKDPRLALVPARRSADIPAAIGWSGPVNYEGDVARLCAALRSWEDRFGIRVVALTFDQLVLSVAAPPTTAAEAEAVAAEHFAFCPDNITQGDHEALRAYAQHEVLGQRAWSFWWD, via the coding sequence ATGGCGACACTTCCCAACCCGCTGCCGCAGCTGGCGGCCGACCCGAGCGGCCGCGCGCTCGGGCTTGAGCTCCCGCCCGGGAGACTGATCGACGCGACGGACGAGGGCCCGTGGCACGAGCCGTTGCTGTGGCATGCCGACGGGCCGGCGGCCCCCGGCGGCTGGGCGGCGCTGGAGCCCGCCCGGCGCACCTCGGGTCTGCTCCCCCTCCTCATAGACGTCGGCGGCGGCCAAGGCGGGCCGGAGGACTGGGAGTTGGCGCCCGGCGAGGTGTCGTATCCCGGGGATCACGACGCCGAGGAGGTGCTCGCGGAGTTCTGGGAAGAGTATGCGGAGGACGAACTCGGCCCCGAGGCGGACTACTCCGGCAAGGAAGCCGTCGTCGAACTCTTCGGCGAGCCCAAGACGTACGACGAGACGGTCGCGCCGTACGGCCCCGCGTGGCCGGGCCTCGCACCCGCCCCCGAGCGGGACGCCGACCCGGACGCGCGCGCCGCCGAGATCGCCGACTCCCTCGCGGACAGCGGGACTTGGCTGAAGGATCCGCGCCTGGCGCTCGTCCCGGCGCGCCGCAGCGCGGACATCCCGGCGGCGATCGGCTGGTCCGGCCCCGTGAACTACGAGGGCGACGTGGCGCGCCTGTGCGCGGCCCTCCGCTCCTGGGAGGACCGCTTCGGCATACGCGTCGTGGCCCTCACCTTCGACCAGCTGGTCCTCTCCGTGGCGGCCCCGCCCACCACCGCGGCCGAGGCGGAGGCGGTCGCCGCCGAGCACTTCGCCTTCTGCCCTGACAACATCACGCAGGGCGACCACGAAGCGCTGCGCGCGTACGCGCAACACGAGGTGCTCGGTCAGCGGGCGTGGTCCTTCTGGTGGGACTGA
- the argS gene encoding arginine--tRNA ligase, protein MASVTSLTASVHQRLADALSAALPEAGSADPLLRRSDRADFQANGILALAKKAKANPRDLATQVVERITTGDVIKDVEVSGPGFLNITITDKAITENLAARYADGERLGVPFAEHPGTTVIDYAQPNVAKEMHVGHLRSAVIGDAVVQILEFTGESVVRRHHIGDWGTQFGMLIQYLIEHPHELDHKGGAVSGEEAMSNLNRLYKAARAVFDSDEEFKTRARRRVVDLQAGDPETLALWQVFVDESKIYFYSVFDKLDMQIRDADVVGESGYNDMLDETCRLLEESGVAVRSDGALCVFFDDVKGPDGNPVPLIVKKSDGGYGYAATDLSAIRDRVFNLKASTLLYVVDARQSLHFKMVFETARRAGWLNDDVKAHQLAFGTVLGKDGKPFKTREGETVKLEDLLDEAVQRATAVVGEKAEKVGLTEQEIVENGRYVGIGAVKYADLSTSAVRDYKFDLDQMVSLNGDTSVYLQYAYARIKSILRKAGEARPTAHPELELAPAERELGLHLDRFVEAIEEVAAEYAPHKLAAYLYQLASLLTSFYDKCQVLSEDNPTEVVENRLFLVDLTARTLHQGMALLGIRTPERL, encoded by the coding sequence ATGGCCTCGGTCACGTCCCTCACCGCTTCCGTCCACCAGCGCCTCGCGGACGCCCTCTCGGCAGCCCTGCCGGAGGCCGGTTCCGCGGACCCGCTGCTGCGACGAAGCGACCGGGCCGACTTCCAGGCCAACGGGATCCTGGCCCTCGCCAAGAAGGCGAAGGCGAACCCGCGGGACCTGGCGACGCAGGTCGTCGAGCGGATCACCACGGGCGACGTGATCAAGGATGTCGAGGTCTCCGGGCCCGGCTTCCTGAACATCACGATCACCGACAAGGCGATCACCGAGAACCTGGCGGCGCGGTACGCGGACGGCGAGCGCCTCGGCGTGCCGTTCGCGGAGCACCCGGGCACGACGGTGATCGACTACGCGCAGCCGAACGTGGCGAAGGAGATGCACGTAGGTCACCTGCGGTCTGCGGTGATCGGCGACGCGGTGGTCCAGATCCTGGAGTTCACCGGCGAGTCCGTCGTCCGGCGCCACCACATCGGCGACTGGGGCACCCAGTTCGGCATGCTCATCCAGTACCTGATCGAGCACCCGCACGAGCTGGACCACAAGGGCGGCGCGGTCTCCGGCGAGGAGGCCATGTCGAACCTGAACCGGCTGTACAAGGCCGCGCGGGCGGTCTTCGACTCCGACGAGGAGTTCAAGACGCGGGCGCGGCGCCGGGTGGTGGACCTCCAGGCGGGCGACCCCGAGACGCTCGCGCTCTGGCAGGTGTTCGTGGACGAGTCGAAGATCTACTTCTATTCGGTCTTCGACAAGCTGGACATGCAGATCCGCGACGCGGACGTGGTCGGCGAGTCCGGCTACAACGACATGCTGGACGAGACGTGCCGCCTCCTGGAGGAGTCGGGCGTGGCGGTCCGCTCCGACGGCGCGCTCTGCGTGTTCTTCGACGACGTCAAGGGCCCGGACGGCAACCCGGTCCCGCTGATCGTGAAGAAGTCGGACGGCGGCTACGGCTACGCGGCGACGGACCTCTCCGCGATCAGGGACCGTGTCTTCAACCTGAAGGCCTCGACGCTCCTGTACGTGGTGGACGCCCGCCAGTCCCTGCACTTCAAGATGGTCTTCGAGACCGCGCGCAGGGCGGGCTGGCTGAACGACGACGTCAAGGCGCACCAGCTCGCCTTCGGCACGGTCCTCGGCAAGGACGGCAAGCCGTTCAAGACGCGTGAGGGCGAGACGGTCAAGCTTGAGGACCTCCTCGACGAAGCCGTCCAGCGTGCCACCGCCGTCGTAGGCGAGAAGGCCGAGAAGGTGGGCCTGACCGAGCAGGAGATCGTCGAGAACGGCCGGTACGTCGGCATCGGCGCCGTGAAGTACGCGGACCTCTCCACCTCTGCCGTCCGGGACTACAAGTTCGACCTGGACCAGATGGTCTCCCTGAACGGCGACACGTCCGTGTACCTGCAGTACGCGTACGCCCGTATCAAGTCGATCCTGCGCAAGGCGGGCGAGGCGCGGCCGACCGCGCACCCCGAGCTGGAACTCGCCCCGGCGGAGCGGGAGTTGGGCCTGCACCTGGACCGCTTCGTGGAGGCGATCGAGGAGGTCGCCGCCGAATACGCCCCGCACAAACTGGCGGCGTACCTGTACCAGCTGGCGTCCCTCCTGACCTCGTTCTACGACAAGTGCCAGGTGCTGAGCGAAGACAACCCGACGGAGGTCGTCGAGAACCGCCTGTTCCTCGTCGACCTCACGGCCCGCACCCTGCACCAGGGCATGGCCCTGCTGGGCATCAGGACGCCCGAGCGCCTCTGA
- the lysS gene encoding lysine--tRNA ligase: MPIVAQSTETTDWVSRYADEVIEESERRAPGKPVVVASGLSPSGPIHLGNLREVMTPHLVADEIRRRGYTVRHLLSWDDYDRYRKVPAGVPGIDESWAEHIGKPLTSVPAPAGSEYPNWAEHFKAAMIKSLAELGVEYDGISQTEQYTSGAYREQVLFAMKHRGDIDAILDQYRTKKSPVKKQGQKPVDEAELEAAEGSGAAAEDDGSSAAGYYPYKPYCGQCEKDLTTVTAYDDDTTELTYTCSSCGFSQTVRLSEFNHGKLVWKVDWPMRWAYEGVIFEPSGVDHSSPGSSFQVGGQIVGIFGGKQPIGPMYAFVGISGMAKMSSSKGGVPTPADALQIMEPQLLRWLYARRRPNQSFKIAFDQEIQRLYDEWDKLAGKVADGAVLPADAAAYARAVGTAAGELPQTPRPMPYRTLASVADITAGHQDQALRILSELDPENPLTSLDEVRPRLDKAETWINTQVPAEERTVVRDEPDVELLKSLDDQGRESLRLLLEGLEENWSLDGLTHLVYGVPKVQAGFAADATAKELPPEIKVAQRTFFALLYHLLVGRDTGPRLPTLLLAVGQDRVRKLLGA, from the coding sequence GTGCCGATCGTGGCTCAGAGCACCGAGACCACCGACTGGGTCTCCCGTTACGCGGATGAGGTCATCGAGGAGTCGGAGCGTCGGGCCCCGGGCAAACCCGTCGTCGTCGCGTCCGGGCTCTCCCCCTCCGGCCCGATCCACCTCGGAAATCTCCGGGAAGTCATGACGCCGCATCTCGTGGCGGACGAGATCCGGCGGCGCGGGTACACCGTGCGCCATCTGCTCTCCTGGGACGACTACGACCGCTACCGCAAGGTCCCGGCCGGTGTCCCCGGCATCGACGAGTCCTGGGCCGAGCACATCGGCAAGCCGCTGACCTCCGTGCCGGCCCCGGCGGGCTCGGAGTACCCGAACTGGGCCGAGCACTTCAAGGCCGCGATGATCAAGTCGCTGGCCGAGCTCGGCGTCGAGTACGACGGGATCAGCCAGACCGAGCAGTACACCTCCGGCGCCTACCGCGAGCAGGTGCTGTTCGCCATGAAGCACCGCGGTGACATCGACGCGATCCTCGACCAGTACCGGACCAAGAAGAGCCCGGTGAAGAAGCAGGGGCAGAAGCCCGTCGACGAGGCCGAGCTGGAGGCCGCCGAAGGCTCCGGCGCCGCCGCCGAGGACGACGGAAGCTCGGCCGCCGGGTACTACCCGTACAAGCCCTACTGCGGGCAGTGCGAGAAGGACCTGACCACCGTCACGGCGTACGACGACGACACGACCGAGCTGACGTACACCTGCTCCTCCTGCGGGTTCTCCCAGACCGTCCGGCTGAGCGAGTTCAACCACGGCAAGCTGGTCTGGAAGGTCGACTGGCCCATGCGCTGGGCCTACGAAGGCGTCATCTTCGAGCCCAGCGGTGTCGACCACTCGTCTCCGGGGTCGAGTTTCCAGGTGGGTGGCCAGATCGTGGGCATCTTCGGCGGGAAGCAGCCGATCGGGCCGATGTACGCGTTCGTGGGTATCTCCGGCATGGCCAAGATGTCCAGCAGCAAGGGCGGGGTGCCGACCCCGGCCGACGCGCTCCAGATCATGGAACCGCAGCTGCTGCGCTGGCTGTACGCCCGCCGCCGGCCCAACCAGTCGTTCAAGATCGCCTTCGACCAGGAGATCCAGCGGCTGTACGACGAGTGGGACAAGCTGGCGGGGAAGGTGGCCGACGGGGCCGTGCTTCCGGCGGACGCAGCCGCGTACGCGCGTGCGGTGGGAACGGCGGCCGGGGAACTGCCCCAGACGCCGCGCCCGATGCCGTACCGCACCCTCGCCTCCGTCGCCGACATCACAGCCGGCCACCAGGACCAGGCCCTGCGGATCCTGAGCGAACTCGACCCTGAGAACCCGCTCACCTCGCTCGACGAGGTCCGGCCCCGGCTCGACAAGGCCGAGACCTGGATCAACACGCAGGTTCCGGCCGAGGAGCGCACCGTCGTGCGCGACGAGCCCGACGTGGAGCTCCTGAAGTCCCTCGACGACCAGGGGCGCGAGTCGCTGCGGCTGCTGCTGGAGGGGCTGGAGGAGAACTGGTCCCTGGACGGCCTCACCCACCTCGTGTACGGCGTCCCCAAGGTCCAGGCCGGCTTCGCCGCCGACGCCACCGCCAAGGAACTGCCGCCGGAGATCAAGGTGGCCCAGCGCACGTTCTTCGCGCTGCTGTACCACCTCCTGGTGGGGCGTGACACCGGGCCGCGGCTGCCCACGCTGCTGCTGGCGGTCGGGCAGGACCGGGTGCGCAAGCTGCTGGGCGCGTAG
- a CDS encoding DUF2637 domain-containing protein: protein MAAPIQLTRLHRILIGVVVTGAVIIAGIGFAGSYAAVRELALQKGFGNFAYVFPVGIDAGICVLLALDLLLTWIRIPFPLLRQTAWLLTAATIAFNGAAAWPDPLGTGMHAVIPILFVVTVEAARHAIGRIADITADKHMEGVRLTRWLLSPLPTFLLWRRMKLWELRSYEQVIKLEQERLVYQARLRSRFGRAWRRKAPVESLMPLRLARYGVPLAETAPSGLAAAGIEPALLPPVQQQPELEAVADMAAGSRAAGAAPIPNGAAPQSAQRPAPDGDQTPEYRQYVQAQQQYDQQQYARELQQEQPESSPWFQAQTPQEIVYEGGYDPTYAPEEQYQQWYEEQQSQAYEPGPEETGSFPIPAGPGRTRQLGEGAAPEPEQLPIPAPREEQSPLADEKTREESFYQVFRQSINGQGLPTKGEFGNNVEATYNITLTDSELRRYMTRFQNRFNAELEEDHIA, encoded by the coding sequence GTGGCCGCGCCCATTCAGCTCACACGTCTGCACCGGATACTCATCGGCGTGGTCGTCACCGGTGCGGTCATCATCGCCGGTATCGGCTTCGCCGGTTCGTACGCCGCCGTGCGAGAGCTCGCCCTCCAGAAGGGCTTCGGAAACTTCGCGTACGTCTTCCCGGTCGGCATCGACGCGGGAATCTGCGTCCTGCTCGCCCTGGATCTGCTTCTGACCTGGATCAGGATCCCCTTCCCGCTCCTGCGCCAGACGGCATGGCTGCTGACGGCGGCGACCATCGCGTTCAACGGCGCGGCGGCCTGGCCGGACCCGCTGGGCACCGGCATGCACGCCGTCATCCCGATCCTCTTCGTCGTGACCGTCGAGGCGGCCCGGCACGCGATCGGCCGCATCGCGGACATCACCGCCGACAAGCACATGGAGGGCGTCCGCCTCACCCGCTGGCTGCTCTCCCCCCTGCCCACGTTCTTGCTGTGGCGCCGCATGAAGCTCTGGGAACTGCGCTCCTACGAGCAGGTCATCAAGCTGGAGCAAGAACGCCTCGTCTACCAGGCCCGCCTCCGCTCCCGCTTCGGCCGTGCGTGGCGCCGCAAGGCCCCGGTGGAGAGCCTGATGCCACTGCGGCTCGCCAGGTACGGCGTCCCACTGGCGGAGACGGCCCCGTCGGGCCTGGCGGCAGCGGGAATCGAACCGGCACTGCTACCGCCGGTGCAGCAGCAACCGGAGCTGGAGGCTGTGGCCGACATGGCTGCGGGCAGTCGTGCCGCCGGAGCGGCGCCCATCCCGAATGGAGCGGCACCTCAAAGCGCGCAGCGCCCCGCCCCCGACGGCGACCAGACCCCCGAGTACCGGCAATACGTACAGGCCCAACAGCAGTACGACCAGCAGCAGTACGCGCGGGAGCTGCAACAGGAACAGCCGGAGTCGAGCCCCTGGTTCCAGGCCCAGACCCCCCAGGAGATCGTCTACGAGGGCGGCTACGACCCCACGTACGCCCCCGAGGAGCAGTACCAGCAGTGGTACGAGGAGCAGCAGTCCCAGGCGTACGAGCCCGGCCCGGAGGAGACGGGCAGCTTCCCCATCCCCGCGGGCCCCGGCCGCACCCGCCAGCTGGGCGAGGGCGCCGCTCCCGAGCCGGAGCAGCTCCCCATCCCGGCCCCGAGGGAGGAGCAGTCCCCCCTGGCGGACGAGAAGACCCGTGAGGAGAGCTTCTACCAGGTGTTCCGCCAGTCGATCAACGGTCAGGGCCTGCCCACGAAGGGTGAGTTCGGCAACAACGTCGAGGCCACCTACAACATCACCCTCACCGACAGCGAGCTGAGGCGCTACATGACCCGCTTCCAGAACCGCTTCAACGCGGAACTGGAGGAGGACCACATCGCCTGA
- a CDS encoding DUF3558 family protein, whose product MHRPVQRVGRAPRLTRILVSAAAVPVMLVAAGCSSDSGSGDDAKKSAGSSPDAKASASASANAVKPAAYATLPEPCAVLSKKTLGELVPKGAKSGKEGKSDDVATRGNCYWSSLDNNGVKGSQFRWLNVALLRFDSDSRGEGGQQAHKYFEKQVTGAQSVTGAKNAKSQPVSGTGDEATAVTYDLKKKEGSFKQQTIVARVENVVITLDYNGAGLAGEKTPNAADLLKAAEKAAKEAVAAVSAANQDGGAASSSPSKSASPSKSASKSASPSKSASPSKKS is encoded by the coding sequence ATGCACCGACCAGTACAGCGAGTAGGCCGAGCACCGCGACTCACCCGCATCCTTGTCAGCGCAGCCGCCGTCCCGGTGATGCTTGTCGCCGCCGGTTGTTCCTCGGACTCCGGCTCCGGTGACGACGCCAAGAAGAGTGCCGGTTCGAGCCCCGACGCGAAGGCGTCCGCGAGCGCCTCGGCGAACGCCGTCAAGCCGGCCGCGTACGCGACGCTGCCCGAGCCCTGTGCGGTGCTGTCGAAGAAGACTTTGGGCGAACTGGTCCCGAAGGGCGCCAAATCCGGCAAGGAGGGCAAGTCGGATGATGTGGCGACGCGCGGCAACTGCTACTGGAGCAGCCTCGACAACAACGGTGTGAAGGGCTCGCAGTTCCGCTGGCTGAACGTGGCCCTGCTGCGTTTCGACTCGGACTCGCGTGGCGAGGGCGGCCAGCAGGCGCACAAGTACTTCGAGAAGCAGGTCACGGGCGCCCAGTCGGTGACGGGGGCGAAGAACGCCAAGTCGCAGCCGGTGTCCGGGACGGGCGACGAGGCGACGGCCGTGACCTACGACCTGAAGAAGAAGGAAGGCTCCTTCAAGCAGCAGACGATCGTGGCCCGTGTCGAGAACGTCGTCATCACGCTCGACTACAACGGCGCCGGTCTGGCGGGCGAGAAGACCCCGAACGCCGCAGACCTGCTGAAGGCGGCCGAGAAGGCCGCGAAGGAGGCGGTGGCCGCGGTGTCCGCCGCGAACCAGGACGGCGGCGCGGCAAGCTCGTCCCCGTCGAAGTCGGCCTCCCCGTCCAAGTCGGCGTCGAAGTCCGCTTCCCCCTCCAAGTCGGCGTCGCCGTCCAAGAAGAGCTGA
- a CDS encoding DUF3558 domain-containing protein, producing the protein MQRKAYVPGIAVLLAALLAGCTGGSGSGGSADDSKGSDTGTTAPAAQPGKYRTLPEACGAAGHDSLDSLLPGIKQIADAETREKAYEGEATLTYDTDRRDGCNWKVESTSATDHLFVDFERVVSYDNAVSDASKAETIFAGKETAADLPEPADTSSGSSSSPTSSTDTATPSASPSSSTSSSPSATASPSETPADLQPRTLDGLGDEAFLNDKLSPASSAAQQRTVTVVFRTSNVIVTIEYAEQPTASTDSPDSKEMQDRARKLAQKVADTLS; encoded by the coding sequence GTGCAGCGGAAGGCGTACGTACCCGGCATCGCCGTGCTCCTCGCGGCACTGCTGGCGGGCTGCACGGGCGGTTCGGGCAGCGGTGGCTCGGCGGACGACTCGAAGGGGAGCGACACCGGTACGACGGCGCCCGCGGCCCAGCCGGGCAAGTACCGCACGCTCCCGGAGGCCTGCGGCGCGGCCGGTCACGACAGCCTCGACTCGCTGCTGCCCGGGATCAAGCAGATCGCGGACGCGGAGACGCGCGAGAAGGCGTACGAGGGCGAGGCCACGCTCACGTACGACACGGACCGGCGCGACGGCTGCAACTGGAAGGTGGAGTCGACGTCCGCCACCGATCATCTCTTCGTCGACTTCGAGCGCGTGGTGTCGTACGACAACGCGGTGAGCGACGCCAGCAAGGCCGAGACGATCTTCGCGGGCAAGGAGACGGCGGCCGACCTCCCCGAGCCGGCCGACACCAGCTCCGGCTCAAGCTCCAGCCCCACTTCCAGTACCGACACCGCGACCCCCTCCGCCTCCCCCTCCTCGTCCACGTCCTCCTCCCCGTCCGCGACCGCCTCTCCGAGCGAAACACCCGCCGATCTCCAGCCCCGTACGCTCGACGGTCTCGGCGACGAGGCGTTCCTGAACGACAAGCTGAGCCCGGCGTCCTCGGCGGCCCAGCAGCGCACGGTGACTGTGGTGTTCCGCACGTCGAATGTGATCGTGACGATCGAGTACGCCGAGCAGCCGACCGCGTCCACCGACTCTCCGGACAGCAAGGAAATGCAGGACAGGGCGCGGAAACTGGCGCAGAAGGTCGCGGACACGCTGTCCTGA